From one Synechocystis sp. PCC 6803 substr. PCC-P genomic stretch:
- a CDS encoding glycosyltransferase family 2 protein, producing MNEEKQQELLISVIITNYNYDQFIDQAIESVLSQTYYNFELIIVDDGSTDNSRDVISSYTDSRIKALVKNNGGQASAFNAGFEQANGEIICFLDSDDWWKPEKLETIIRWHYFINKDYAIFQHVLDVWYEGKTRPYKHILPSGDCFAEMKKVKKLDFFVPTSGLSFPKKILDRIFPIPIKFIIAADSYIMRTACVFNMVYSIPKSLGFYRQHDNTVFLNPDFDLQPFLKEILIPELNQFYQKYRINYQIEISDYNFNERKKNKKQKIFEYLKKVFF from the coding sequence ATGAACGAAGAAAAACAACAAGAATTATTGATATCAGTCATAATAACTAACTATAATTATGACCAATTTATTGACCAAGCTATTGAGAGTGTGTTAAGTCAAACATATTATAATTTTGAGTTAATTATTGTTGATGATGGCTCAACAGATAACTCAAGAGACGTTATTTCAAGCTATACAGATTCTCGGATAAAAGCCCTTGTAAAAAACAATGGAGGTCAAGCTTCTGCGTTTAATGCCGGGTTTGAGCAAGCAAACGGCGAAATTATTTGCTTTTTAGATAGTGATGATTGGTGGAAACCAGAGAAACTAGAAACTATTATAAGATGGCATTATTTTATTAATAAAGACTATGCCATATTCCAGCACGTTTTAGATGTTTGGTATGAAGGAAAAACTCGTCCCTATAAGCACATATTGCCCAGTGGTGATTGTTTTGCTGAAATGAAAAAAGTTAAGAAGCTCGATTTTTTCGTACCGACATCAGGACTATCATTTCCTAAAAAAATATTAGATAGGATATTTCCAATTCCTATCAAGTTTATAATTGCAGCAGATTCCTACATCATGAGAACCGCTTGTGTATTTAACATGGTATATTCTATTCCAAAATCTTTAGGTTTTTATCGTCAACATGATAATACTGTTTTTCTTAATCCCGATTTTGACCTGCAGCCATTTCTTAAAGAAATTTTAATTCCTGAGTTGAATCAATTTTATCAAAAATACAGGATAAACTATCAAATTGAAATATCAGACTACAATTTCAATGAGCGGAAAAAGAATAAAAAACAAAAAATTTTTGAATATCTAAAAAAAGTCTTTTTTTAA
- a CDS encoding acylneuraminate cytidylyltransferase family protein has translation MNSVKIAALVPMRHDSERVIGKNYRSFGGKPLYHHIVQALLDCPEIEQVCIDTDSPFILDDAPQQFPKVQCLVRPEPLRSGMTSMNAVLANTLAQIDADLYLQTHSTNPLLKSSTISQAIQQLLNSPQYDSLFGVTRLQTRLYDANGNAVNHDPDILLRTQDLPPIYEENSNLYLFTKDVFTQRQNRIGNHPILFEIDRDEAWDIDEEVDFRIAEMMYFYQQEKS, from the coding sequence ATGAACTCTGTAAAAATTGCGGCCCTTGTTCCCATGCGCCATGACAGTGAGCGAGTCATCGGCAAAAACTATCGTTCTTTTGGCGGCAAACCCCTTTACCATCACATTGTTCAAGCACTACTCGACTGCCCTGAAATCGAACAGGTCTGTATTGACACTGACAGCCCCTTTATCCTCGACGATGCCCCCCAACAGTTTCCCAAAGTGCAGTGCTTAGTGCGTCCTGAACCTCTACGCTCAGGCATGACCTCCATGAATGCGGTTTTGGCTAACACCCTTGCACAGATTGACGCCGATTTATATCTACAAACCCACAGCACCAATCCTTTGCTGAAATCCAGCACCATCAGCCAAGCCATTCAGCAATTATTGAATTCTCCCCAATATGACAGTTTATTTGGCGTTACCCGTCTGCAAACTCGCCTCTACGACGCCAATGGTAATGCCGTTAACCATGACCCCGACATTTTGCTAAGAACCCAAGACTTACCCCCAATTTACGAAGAAAATTCCAACCTTTATTTATTTACCAAAGACGTCTTTACCCAACGACAAAACCGCATTGGCAATCATCCCATTCTGTTTGAAATTGACCGGGATGAAGCCTGGGATATTGATGAAGAAGTGGACTTCCGCATTGCCGAAATGATGTATTTTTACCAACAAGAAAAATCATGA
- a CDS encoding SDR family NAD(P)-dependent oxidoreductase, translating to MKPVVLITGIAGGIGQATAELFAQQGWLVTGIDRQADPKCPYIDHYQQADCGDPKALAAAFDNLVGETQNLHSLINNVALQICQPILETSLDDWDQVMAVNLRAAFLLAKMSHPYLQQTHGSIVNISSVHALATSANIASYAASKGGLIALTRAMAIEWAADQIRVNALLPGAVNTPMLREGLSRGHLVEQSPQHQLQELGSKTVMGRVGQPSEIAQAIAFLADNEQSSFMTGQTITIDGGAIARLSTE from the coding sequence ATGAAACCAGTTGTTCTTATCACCGGTATTGCTGGGGGGATCGGTCAGGCGACAGCCGAACTTTTTGCCCAACAAGGTTGGCTCGTGACGGGAATTGATCGTCAAGCTGACCCAAAATGCCCTTATATTGACCACTATCAACAAGCTGATTGCGGCGATCCTAAAGCCCTTGCGGCTGCCTTTGACAATTTGGTCGGGGAAACCCAAAATCTCCATAGTTTGATTAATAATGTCGCCCTGCAAATTTGTCAGCCAATTCTCGAAACCTCCCTAGACGATTGGGATCAAGTAATGGCGGTTAATCTCCGGGCCGCGTTTCTTTTGGCAAAAATGTCTCACCCATATCTCCAACAAACCCACGGGAGTATCGTTAACATTAGTTCAGTTCATGCGCTGGCGACCTCCGCCAATATTGCTTCCTATGCCGCCTCTAAAGGTGGGTTAATTGCCTTGACCCGAGCCATGGCGATCGAATGGGCCGCTGATCAGATTCGAGTTAATGCCCTATTACCGGGGGCCGTAAATACCCCCATGCTGAGGGAGGGTTTGAGTCGTGGTCATTTGGTGGAACAATCCCCCCAGCATCAACTCCAAGAATTAGGGTCTAAAACTGTGATGGGTCGTGTCGGGCAACCGTCTGAAATCGCTCAGGCGATCGCCTTTTTAGCGGACAATGAGCAATCTAGCTTCATGACTGGGCAAACTATAACTATTGACGGCGGGGCGATCGCACGCCTCAGCACCGAGTAA
- a CDS encoding DUF29 domain-containing protein, with translation MISNPSVPSLYEDDYVAWLDTTLNQLKNHDIEQLDWDNLTEEIEALGREQRHKVESYLLRLLIHLLLYQYWHSEKEWSGKGWEKEIDNFRLELDLLLESKVLFNHLTTILEKDYQKARKSAIRKSKLSPEIFPLACPYILEQILDPDWLP, from the coding sequence ATGATTTCTAACCCTTCTGTCCCAAGCCTTTATGAAGACGATTATGTCGCTTGGTTAGATACTACCCTTAACCAACTTAAAAACCATGACATCGAACAGCTTGACTGGGACAATTTAACTGAGGAAATAGAAGCATTGGGACGGGAACAACGCCACAAAGTCGAAAGTTATTTACTCCGACTACTGATTCATTTACTACTTTATCAATATTGGCACTCTGAAAAAGAATGGTCAGGGAAAGGTTGGGAAAAAGAAATTGATAACTTTCGCTTAGAACTAGATCTACTGCTAGAGTCCAAAGTCCTCTTTAATCATCTCACGACAATTCTGGAGAAGGATTATCAAAAAGCCCGCAAAAGTGCCATTCGCAAATCAAAATTGTCCCCTGAAATATTTCCATTGGCTTGTCCCTATATCCTAGAACAAATCCTCGATCCCGACTGGCTACCTTAA
- a CDS encoding glycosyltransferase, whose product MKYPRILIINPVPFNHINASGITTSNLFRGWPLDKIAQIYSHENDKYIDHKICQNYLHIVSKSLIPEKLTLEELNKPLQRISDLLSGNSLTLGGWLANPSPILKWIKNFNPEIIYARPLDTPYFYWRLPYQISRNQNIPYAIHIMDDWPARYGQRSGIIDNFIRKPALQKQLKRLIENSSLNIGISEQMCKAFEERYKRPFVTFHNCIEIDNFINQGKTDKPSDNLQVVYTGSVTEDKELGSLIDIKDVILSLNTKGYQITLTIYAPSIYQEIIDQKLAIPNVIKYGGFFPPELKPNILANADLLLLPLNFDVKSIIYTQYSFQSKLPEYMASGTPILLYGPNNNPNIEYAKKNDFGFIVTENNQKELTNFFLRIIKDQKLREHQGKMGQRLAFADFNAEVIRERFHKSLCQIARNKLG is encoded by the coding sequence ATGAAATATCCTAGGATTTTAATTATTAATCCAGTTCCTTTTAATCATATTAATGCTAGCGGTATAACAACTAGTAACCTTTTTCGAGGTTGGCCGCTAGACAAAATTGCACAGATTTATAGCCATGAGAATGACAAATATATTGATCATAAAATTTGTCAGAACTATTTACATATAGTATCTAAATCTTTAATTCCTGAAAAGCTTACTTTGGAGGAGCTTAACAAGCCTCTTCAACGAATTTCTGATTTGCTTAGTGGTAATTCTTTAACTTTGGGGGGGTGGCTTGCTAATCCTAGTCCTATCTTAAAATGGATAAAAAATTTTAATCCGGAAATTATATATGCGCGTCCCTTAGATACACCTTATTTTTATTGGCGTTTACCCTACCAAATTTCAAGAAACCAAAATATACCTTATGCCATTCATATTATGGATGATTGGCCAGCACGCTATGGGCAAAGAAGCGGAATAATCGACAATTTTATCCGAAAACCAGCACTACAGAAACAACTCAAAAGATTAATAGAAAATTCTAGTCTCAATATTGGAATTTCAGAGCAAATGTGCAAAGCATTTGAAGAACGTTATAAAAGGCCATTCGTTACATTTCATAACTGTATAGAAATAGACAATTTTATAAATCAAGGCAAGACAGATAAACCTTCTGATAACTTACAAGTAGTTTATACTGGTTCGGTAACCGAGGATAAAGAACTAGGAAGCTTAATTGATATAAAAGACGTTATCCTATCGCTTAACACAAAAGGTTATCAAATTACATTAACTATTTATGCTCCTTCCATATATCAAGAAATTATTGATCAAAAACTTGCCATACCAAATGTAATTAAATATGGAGGATTTTTTCCCCCTGAACTTAAGCCCAATATCCTAGCAAATGCAGATTTGCTATTATTGCCACTGAATTTTGACGTCAAAAGTATTATCTATACTCAATACTCGTTCCAATCAAAGTTGCCCGAATATATGGCATCTGGTACGCCAATTTTACTGTATGGGCCAAATAATAATCCTAATATAGAATATGCTAAAAAGAATGACTTTGGATTCATTGTTACTGAAAATAATCAGAAAGAACTAACGAATTTTTTTTTACGTATCATTAAAGATCAGAAACTAAGAGAACATCAAGGTAAAATGGGACAAAGATTAGCTTTTGCCGACTTCAACGCTGAAGTGATTAGGGAAAGATTTCATAAATCACTTTGTCAAATCGCCCGAAACAAACTAGGTTAA
- a CDS encoding FkbM family methyltransferase, producing MSFSEHHLVSIYPFPALRPVLIDVGSHQGGVSQLFAQKNWKIIAFEPETKNRQVFDKNLSGFDNVTCIPKAVSNVTGDKVPFYTSQEHFGIHTLKPFHPTHKFAYEVETIRLDDALNALKIDQVTFLKIDIEGADFFALQGFDWKKYHPEVVMVEFMDNRSQPNFSYTHHDMVNYMTERGYITYISEWDVIKEYGRSGQTSEPHRWLQCVRYPLNHEPAWGNLIFITQGNESKFEQTLAQYLEKSKHQDRWEKLKQIFKKLPGVHALYQKLKSGFKSI from the coding sequence ATGAGTTTTTCTGAACATCATCTTGTTTCTATCTATCCCTTTCCCGCTCTTAGACCCGTCTTAATTGATGTCGGAAGCCATCAGGGGGGAGTGTCCCAGTTATTTGCCCAAAAAAACTGGAAAATCATTGCGTTTGAGCCTGAAACAAAAAACCGACAAGTCTTTGATAAAAATCTATCAGGCTTTGATAATGTCACCTGTATCCCAAAAGCCGTCTCTAATGTTACCGGTGATAAAGTCCCCTTTTATACCAGTCAAGAACACTTTGGCATCCATACCCTTAAACCCTTTCATCCAACCCATAAATTTGCCTACGAGGTAGAAACAATCCGTTTAGACGATGCGTTAAATGCCTTAAAAATAGACCAAGTTACTTTTCTAAAGATTGATATTGAAGGAGCTGATTTTTTTGCTCTGCAAGGCTTTGACTGGAAGAAATATCATCCAGAAGTCGTTATGGTCGAGTTTATGGACAACCGATCCCAGCCAAACTTTAGCTACACTCACCACGATATGGTCAACTACATGACAGAGCGTGGTTACATCACCTACATTTCGGAATGGGATGTTATCAAAGAGTATGGACGCTCCGGACAGACTAGCGAGCCTCATCGTTGGCTACAATGTGTCCGTTATCCCCTTAACCATGAACCAGCCTGGGGGAATCTGATCTTTATTACCCAGGGGAACGAATCAAAATTCGAGCAAACGTTAGCCCAATATCTAGAAAAATCGAAACATCAAGACCGTTGGGAAAAACTAAAGCAAATCTTTAAAAAATTGCCTGGAGTTCATGCTCTCTATCAGAAATTAAAATCAGGGTTTAAATCAATCTAG
- a CDS encoding glycosyltransferase, protein MPLVSLIIRCYNEEKHIGRLLSGVMQQQGIDYEIIIVDSGSTDATVSIAQRYPIQLISIDPQNFSFGRSLNLGCQQASGEYLVFASAHVYPVYQDWLKQLIAPLQTNPQIALSYGKQRGNNQTQFSEHQIFAQWFPDQAQIPQTTPFCNNANAAIRRDLWQKYPYNEDLTGLEDLDWAKRLMQAGYQIAYVPDAEIIHVHQETPQRVRNRYRREAIALKQIFPEQTFSLGDFVRLTVSNTLSDYYYAWQSQQLMTQLWAIPQFRLMQFWGTYQGYHQNNSLNQQLRQTFYYPRPINTITPNVPSKDALKINYAQSDTQLVPDPSPPSPHQ, encoded by the coding sequence ATGCCCCTTGTCTCCCTAATTATTCGTTGTTACAACGAAGAAAAACACATTGGCCGCTTGCTCAGCGGCGTTATGCAGCAACAGGGCATCGACTACGAAATTATTATCGTGGACTCCGGCTCAACCGACGCCACCGTCAGCATTGCCCAACGCTATCCCATTCAACTCATCAGCATCGACCCCCAAAACTTTTCCTTTGGGCGCTCCCTCAATCTCGGATGCCAACAAGCTAGCGGTGAATATCTAGTTTTTGCCAGTGCCCACGTCTATCCCGTTTACCAAGACTGGCTTAAACAACTGATTGCCCCCCTGCAAACCAATCCCCAGATTGCCCTCAGCTACGGCAAACAACGGGGCAACAACCAAACCCAATTTTCCGAACATCAAATCTTTGCCCAGTGGTTCCCCGACCAAGCTCAGATTCCCCAAACCACTCCCTTTTGTAACAACGCCAATGCCGCCATTCGCCGTGACCTGTGGCAAAAATATCCCTACAACGAAGACCTGACCGGCCTAGAAGACCTGGACTGGGCCAAACGTCTTATGCAAGCCGGTTATCAAATCGCCTACGTCCCCGACGCCGAAATTATCCATGTCCACCAAGAAACCCCTCAACGGGTCAGAAACCGCTACCGTCGAGAGGCGATCGCCTTAAAACAAATTTTTCCAGAACAAACCTTCAGCCTAGGGGATTTTGTGCGCCTTACTGTCAGTAATACCCTGAGCGATTACTATTACGCTTGGCAAAGCCAACAACTAATGACCCAACTATGGGCCATTCCCCAATTCCGGCTCATGCAATTCTGGGGAACCTATCAGGGCTATCACCAAAACAATTCCCTCAATCAGCAACTGCGCCAAACCTTCTATTATCCCCGCCCCATCAACACCATCACCCCCAACGTCCCCAGCAAAGACGCACTCAAAATCAACTACGCCCAAAGCGATACCCAGCTAGTGCCTGACCCCTCTCCTCCTTCCCCCCATCAATGA
- a CDS encoding glycosyltransferase family 2 protein — protein MQNTKSIYIIIPVHNRREVTLQCLTTLKLNEDLDQYRIVVVDDDSTDGTREAVNAQFPQVIVLEGDGNLWWTGAVKMGMKYAYEQGGELFILLNDDCYPQMGTISKLLKKIDENPNSVIGVQCLDPKSKEPSYGGILTNNNKLQVVKIFHTFNSMTDCDALNGNLLAIPRNIVDKVGFPDAKRFPHHFGDFVYTNRIKKEGYKLFLCNDIVALCEYHYNGLSKKSSQFNRFQELFTPTSQFYWKTEMKGYIELFGIKGIIIYLHKRCLLSSLKVIFLLLDQKLTL, from the coding sequence ATGCAAAATACTAAGTCTATTTATATTATCATTCCAGTTCATAATCGTCGAGAAGTTACATTACAATGCTTGACAACTCTAAAGCTTAACGAGGATTTAGATCAGTATAGGATTGTTGTTGTTGATGACGACTCAACCGATGGCACAAGAGAAGCTGTTAACGCTCAGTTTCCACAGGTAATTGTTTTAGAAGGAGATGGTAATTTATGGTGGACAGGAGCAGTCAAGATGGGAATGAAATACGCCTACGAACAGGGTGGTGAATTATTTATCTTGCTCAATGATGATTGTTATCCTCAAATGGGAACTATTTCTAAATTACTAAAAAAAATCGACGAAAATCCTAATTCAGTTATTGGCGTTCAATGCCTTGATCCAAAAAGCAAAGAACCAAGCTATGGCGGAATCCTTACAAATAATAATAAATTACAAGTCGTGAAAATTTTCCATACTTTTAATAGCATGACTGATTGCGACGCTTTAAATGGTAATTTGCTGGCAATTCCTCGTAATATTGTTGATAAAGTTGGCTTTCCTGATGCAAAACGATTTCCTCATCATTTTGGAGATTTTGTTTACACTAATCGAATCAAAAAAGAAGGCTATAAACTTTTTTTATGTAATGATATAGTGGCGTTATGCGAATACCATTATAATGGCTTGTCAAAAAAGTCCAGCCAGTTTAACCGTTTTCAAGAGCTATTTACTCCTACATCTCAATTTTACTGGAAAACAGAAATGAAGGGTTATATCGAGTTATTTGGTATTAAGGGCATAATTATATATCTACATAAGCGTTGTTTATTGTCCTCATTAAAAGTGATTTTTTTACTTCTCGATCAAAAACTAACTTTGTGA
- a CDS encoding 6-hydroxymethylpterin diphosphokinase MptE-like protein: protein MLITKQLFLSIKSKVKFYLWYLKYALKLASFKNIHQGEDCFIIGNGPSLNKMDLAKLNQYYTFGLNKIYLIFERVDLSLSYYVTVNRLVIEQCQNEIQNFRCPCFLEFTKSKDIIPFKENIYRLATTGRPYMFQTDITQKICEGNTVTYVAMQLAYYMGFKRVFLIGVDHNFKYSGNPNES, encoded by the coding sequence ATGCTAATCACAAAACAATTATTCTTGTCTATAAAAAGCAAAGTTAAATTTTATTTATGGTATCTAAAATATGCCCTTAAACTGGCTTCTTTTAAAAACATTCATCAGGGAGAGGATTGTTTTATTATTGGGAATGGTCCCTCTCTCAATAAAATGGATTTGGCAAAACTAAATCAATATTATACCTTCGGACTCAATAAGATTTACTTGATTTTTGAGCGAGTTGATTTAAGTTTAAGTTATTATGTAACAGTTAATCGTTTGGTCATCGAACAATGTCAAAATGAAATTCAGAATTTTCGTTGTCCTTGCTTTCTTGAATTTACAAAATCAAAAGATATTATACCCTTCAAAGAGAATATTTATCGTTTAGCTACAACGGGAAGACCTTATATGTTTCAAACAGATATTACCCAAAAAATATGTGAAGGAAATACTGTAACTTATGTTGCCATGCAGCTTGCCTACTATATGGGGTTCAAAAGAGTCTTTTTGATCGGAGTAGATCACAACTTTAAATATTCAGGAAATCCTAATGAATCCTAA
- a CDS encoding 6-hydroxymethylpterin diphosphokinase MptE-like protein: protein MTKNTTVERLPDANPYRYGLAEIWRRLKWDLTPESWRSRHRLKQYENQYVGQKAVIVCNGPSLLQTDFSLLKNIYTFGLNKINLLFDKSDFRPSCIVAVNPLVIEQNASFYNNTTIPLFINSKHTSLIKPRENIIFLHSTEQIKFAQDCSISLFHGSTVTFVAMQLAFYFGFSKVALIGCDHSFRMTGLPNEQVTTEQEDPNHFDPKYFANGVQWHLPDLLGSEVGYTMAKFHFEHNNRAIYNATEGGKLEIFPRLSLTDFIDL from the coding sequence ATGACGAAAAACACAACCGTAGAGCGTTTGCCAGACGCTAATCCTTATCGGTATGGTTTAGCAGAAATTTGGCGCAGACTTAAATGGGATCTGACTCCTGAATCATGGCGATCACGCCACAGACTTAAGCAGTATGAAAATCAATATGTAGGTCAAAAAGCTGTCATTGTTTGTAATGGCCCCAGCTTGTTACAAACAGATTTTTCATTGCTTAAAAATATTTATACTTTTGGTCTAAACAAAATCAACTTACTTTTTGATAAATCTGATTTTCGCCCATCTTGTATTGTTGCGGTAAACCCCTTGGTAATCGAGCAAAATGCAAGTTTTTATAACAACACCACAATCCCCCTTTTCATCAACAGTAAGCACACATCCCTGATTAAACCTAGAGAAAACATTATTTTCCTTCACTCAACAGAACAAATTAAATTTGCTCAAGATTGTTCAATCAGCTTATTTCATGGATCAACTGTAACCTTTGTCGCTATGCAGTTGGCATTTTATTTTGGATTTTCAAAAGTTGCTCTTATTGGATGCGATCACTCATTTAGAATGACAGGTTTACCTAATGAACAAGTCACTACGGAGCAAGAAGACCCCAATCATTTTGACCCTAAATATTTTGCAAATGGTGTTCAGTGGCACTTGCCAGACCTCTTAGGAAGTGAAGTAGGATATACTATGGCTAAGTTTCATTTTGAACACAATAATCGAGCAATTTACAATGCGACAGAAGGTGGAAAGCTAGAAATTTTTCCTCGATTGTCGCTTACAGATTTCATAGACTTGTAA
- a CDS encoding phosphoglycerate dehydrogenase, which produces MKWKVLVTCPPMLHTLEHCQTRFEQEQLDVVAPTITQQLSEAELCEQIADFDGVIAGDDPFTARVLTIGKQGKLKALAKWGIGVDAIDLAAAKQLGILTSNTPNVFGDEVADVAIGYLILLARELHCIDQAVRQGEWLKIRGHSLRGKTAGIIGVGSIGQAIAVRLQSMGLKLLGYDPHPISADFCEQTGLHPVPLQDVLQQADCLFLACNLTPDNFHLLNADTFDQMKPGVWLINVARGGLVDQAALIETLQTGKVAKAALDVFEQEPLAADSPLTQLPQVILGSHNGSNTREAVLKVNQLAIDNLVRDLQRATSGD; this is translated from the coding sequence ATGAAATGGAAAGTTTTAGTAACCTGTCCCCCCATGCTCCATACCCTAGAGCATTGTCAAACCCGATTCGAGCAAGAACAGTTAGACGTGGTTGCCCCAACCATTACCCAACAGTTATCCGAAGCTGAACTCTGTGAACAAATTGCCGATTTTGATGGGGTAATCGCCGGGGATGATCCCTTTACCGCAAGAGTGTTAACTATCGGCAAACAAGGCAAACTAAAAGCACTGGCCAAATGGGGCATTGGCGTTGATGCTATCGATTTAGCCGCCGCAAAACAGTTGGGAATTTTGACATCCAATACCCCCAATGTCTTTGGTGATGAAGTGGCCGACGTGGCGATCGGTTACCTAATTCTCTTGGCAAGGGAATTGCACTGCATTGATCAAGCCGTTCGGCAAGGGGAATGGTTGAAGATTCGCGGCCACTCCCTCCGGGGTAAAACAGCCGGCATTATCGGGGTAGGCAGTATTGGTCAGGCGATCGCCGTTCGTTTACAAAGTATGGGGCTGAAATTGTTAGGCTATGACCCACATCCCATTAGCGCCGACTTCTGTGAGCAAACTGGATTGCATCCTGTACCGCTGCAAGATGTATTACAACAGGCGGATTGTTTGTTTTTAGCCTGTAATCTTACCCCAGATAACTTTCACCTCCTGAATGCAGATACCTTTGACCAGATGAAACCCGGCGTTTGGCTCATTAACGTTGCCAGGGGAGGATTAGTGGATCAAGCAGCACTCATAGAAACATTGCAAACTGGAAAAGTCGCTAAGGCAGCCCTAGACGTGTTTGAGCAAGAACCCTTGGCGGCCGACAGTCCCTTAACCCAACTGCCCCAGGTAATTCTGGGATCTCATAATGGTTCTAATACCCGAGAGGCAGTTCTCAAGGTGAATCAGTTGGCCATTGATAATTTGGTGCGGGACTTACAACGAGCAACATCGGGAGACTAA
- a CDS encoding cyclase family protein: MTAYHLIDISVAVHPQLPRWPGSPAIEFQPELDLANGDIATDTTIHMSVHTGTHVDAPSHFLQGGKTVETLPLETLLGPVTVIDLSHVDAIEPHHLAQAPIPDRTQRLLIRTRNSLHWQQNQSEFDPNFVALTAQAAQWVVEQGIKLIGIDYLSVQRFRDDATTHQILLGAEVIIIEELNLYAVQPGEYELICLPIKLQGLEGAPARVILKTVSN; encoded by the coding sequence ATGACTGCTTACCACCTAATTGATATTTCCGTCGCCGTTCATCCGCAGCTTCCCCGCTGGCCAGGCAGTCCCGCCATCGAATTTCAGCCAGAACTAGACCTTGCCAACGGCGATATTGCCACCGACACTACTATTCACATGAGCGTTCACACCGGAACCCATGTGGATGCCCCCAGTCATTTTCTCCAGGGCGGTAAAACCGTTGAAACCCTGCCCCTCGAAACCCTCCTTGGCCCCGTCACCGTCATTGACCTCAGCCACGTCGATGCCATTGAACCCCACCATCTCGCCCAAGCCCCCATTCCAGATAGAACCCAGCGCCTGCTCATCCGCACCCGCAACTCCCTGCACTGGCAGCAGAATCAATCCGAATTTGACCCCAACTTTGTCGCCCTCACCGCTCAGGCCGCTCAATGGGTCGTTGAGCAGGGAATAAAATTAATTGGCATCGACTACCTATCCGTCCAACGCTTCCGCGATGACGCCACCACTCACCAAATCCTACTGGGGGCAGAAGTGATTATTATTGAGGAATTAAACCTCTACGCTGTCCAGCCTGGAGAGTATGAACTCATTTGTTTACCAATTAAGCTCCAAGGCTTAGAAGGCGCTCCTGCTAGGGTAATTTTAAAGACAGTCTCTAACTAA
- a CDS encoding glycosyltransferase family 2 protein, which produces MLEAPLLSICIPAYNRPNWLQRGLESIAVGEGSDIEIVITDDSDTDQGQAIASEVLKNWSGSWCYEHHQQPLGMAQNWNRAIQWATGQYVMVLHDDDFFLPQGLGLLVNKLRQLGSSSPVLLFGVRVVDAQERVVKRQGFRQDKLLPPHDALIRLFSDSSFVRFPAMVIRRDLFTEVGYFNPDWREPCDLEMWMRLFARYGVYCCREATVAYRVHGQALTMGSFHGETVNILLRLFGELEKLNILTTRDIEFCKGLFFHQYILAGAWRQLRRRRWREFKQVMGLFDLPELKSLSCPVKWRFLRGLFSLT; this is translated from the coding sequence ATGCTTGAAGCACCTTTGTTAAGTATTTGTATTCCTGCCTATAACCGCCCTAACTGGCTCCAGCGGGGTTTGGAGTCTATCGCCGTGGGTGAAGGGAGTGATATAGAAATAGTAATTACCGATGATTCCGACACTGATCAGGGCCAGGCGATCGCCAGTGAGGTGTTAAAAAATTGGTCGGGATCTTGGTGCTATGAACACCATCAACAACCGTTGGGCATGGCCCAGAACTGGAACCGGGCTATTCAATGGGCAACGGGGCAATATGTGATGGTTCTCCACGACGATGACTTTTTTTTGCCCCAGGGATTAGGTCTGCTGGTCAATAAGTTGCGGCAGTTGGGGAGCTCATCCCCAGTTTTATTATTTGGAGTCCGGGTGGTGGATGCCCAAGAACGGGTCGTGAAACGGCAAGGGTTTAGACAAGATAAACTTTTGCCCCCCCACGATGCATTAATACGGCTTTTTTCAGATTCTTCGTTTGTCCGTTTCCCGGCCATGGTAATTAGACGGGACTTATTCACGGAGGTGGGTTATTTCAATCCGGACTGGCGGGAACCCTGTGATCTGGAAATGTGGATGCGGCTGTTTGCCCGGTATGGAGTGTATTGCTGTCGGGAAGCCACGGTGGCCTATCGGGTACATGGCCAAGCACTCACCATGGGGTCATTTCATGGAGAAACGGTGAATATTTTGCTGAGGTTGTTTGGGGAATTGGAGAAGTTAAATATTTTGACGACAAGGGATATCGAGTTTTGCAAAGGATTATTCTTTCATCAATATATTTTGGCGGGGGCGTGGCGACAATTGCGGCGGCGGCGCTGGCGGGAGTTTAAACAGGTGATGGGATTGTTTGATTTACCGGAGTTGAAGTCGTTGTCCTGTCCAGTTAAATGGCGATTTTTGAGAGGGTTGTTTTCTTTGACGTAG